In a genomic window of Chrysemys picta bellii isolate R12L10 chromosome 1, ASM1138683v2, whole genome shotgun sequence:
- the TRIM3 gene encoding LOW QUALITY PROTEIN: tripartite motif-containing protein 3 (The sequence of the model RefSeq protein was modified relative to this genomic sequence to represent the inferred CDS: deleted 1 base in 1 codon) has product MEVLQRSPRGSSRPDAAALDPVSAVTGQPLSCPNHEGKVMEFYCESCETAMCHECTEGEHREHVTVPLRNVVEQHKAALQQQLDAIKSRLPQLTAAIGLVTEISKQLLERKNAAVGEISGSFAELEQALQQRKGLLVRDLEATCSAKQKVLQAQLDALRQGQENILSSCTFTEQALHHGTETEVLLVKKQMSERLSALASQEFPEQPQENNQLDYVVETDGVRKSILNLGVLITTSAIAHKTVATGEGLRHAVVGQPSSLTITTKDKDGELVRSGSASLQAQVTAPDGGRAEAEVLDNKNGTYELVYTPRQEGDFLLSILLYGQPIRGSPFRTKALKACDVPPSPDDVKRRVKSPSSGHIRQKAVRRPSSMYGSGKKKENPIEDELIFRVGSRGREKGEFTNLQGISTSSSGRIVVADSNNQCVQVFSNEGQFRLRFGVRGRSPGQLQRPTGVTVDMNGDIIIADYDNRWVSIFSPEGKFKTKIGAGRLMGPKGVAVDRNGHIIVVDNKACCVFIFQSNGKLVTKFGGRGTAERQFAGPHFVAVNNKNEIVVTDFHNHSVKVYSADGEFLFKFGSHGEGNGQFNAPTGVAVDSNGNIIVADWGNSRIQVFDSSGSFLSYINTLADPLYGPQGLALTSDGHVVVADSGNHCFKAYRYLQ; this is encoded by the exons ATGGAGGTGCTGCAGCGCTCCCCCCGA GGCAGCAGCCGCCCGGACGCCGCCGCACTGGACCCCGTCAGCGCCGTCACCGGCCAGCCGCTCTCCTGCCCCAACCACGAGGGCAAg gTGATGGAGTTCTACTGCGAGTCGTGCGAGACGGCCATGTGCCACGAGTGCACAGAGGGGGAGCACCGGGAGCACGTCACCGTGCCGCTGCGCAACGTGGTGGAGCAGCACAAGGCcgcactgcagcagcagctcgaCGCCATCAAGAGCCG gctgCCCCAGCTGACGGCTGCCATCGGGCTGGTGACCGAGATCAGCAAGCAGCTCCTGGAGCGGAAGAACGCGGCCGTGGGCGAGATCAGCGGCTCCTTCGCggagctggagcaggccctgcagcAGCGCAAGGGGCTGCTCGTGCGTGACCTGGAGGCCACCTGCAGCGCCAAGCAGAAG GTGCTGCAGGCCCAGCTGGACGCCCTGCGGCAGGGCCAGGAGAACATCCTAAGCAGCTGCACCTTCACGGAGCAGGCGCTGCACCACGGCACGGAGACGGAGGTGCTGCTGGTGAAGAAACAGATGAGCGAGCGGCTCAGCGCGCTGGCCAGCCAGGAGTTCCCCGAGCAGCCGCAGGAGAACAACCAGCTAGACTACGTGGTGGAGACGGACGGCGTCCGCAAGTCCATCCTCAACCTGGGCGTGCTCATCACCACCAGCGCCATCGCCCACAAGACGGTGGCCACGGGCGAGGGGCTGCGGCACGCGGTGGTGGGGCAGCCCTCCTCCCTCACCATCACCACCAAGGACAAGGACGGCGAGCTGGTGCGCAGCGGCAGCGCCAGCCTGCAGGCCCAGGTGACGGCCCCTGACGGCGGCCGGGCCGAGGCCGAGGTGCTAGACAACAAGAACGGCACCTACGAGCTGGTCTACACGCCGCGGCAGGAGGGCGACTTCCTGCTCTCCATCCTGCTGTACGGGCAGCCCATCCGGGGCAGCCCCTTCCGCACCAAGGCCCTCAAGGCCTGTGACGTGCCCCCCTCGCCCGACGACGTCAAGCGCCGCGTCAAGTCCCCCAGCAGCGGGCACATCCGGCAGAAGGCTGTGCGGCGCCCCTCCAGCATGTACGGCAGCGGCAAGAAGAAGGAGAACCCCATCGAGGACGAGCTCATCTTCCGCGTGG GAAGCCGAGGCCGGGAGAAGGGGGAATTCACCAACCTGCAGGGCATCTCCACCTCCAGCTCTGGTCGCATCGTGGTGGCCGACAGCAATAACCAGTGTGTGCAG gTCTTCTCCAACGAGGGCCAGTTCCGGCTGCGCTTCGGCGTGCGGGGCCGCTCCCCTGGGCAGCTGCAGCGCCCCACCGGCGTCACGGTCGACATGAATGGGGACATCATCATCGCCGACTACGACAACCGCTGGGTCAGCATCTTCTCCCCCGAGGGCAAGTTCAAG ACGAAGATCGGGGCTGGGCGGCTGATGGGCCCCAAGGGCGTGGCCGTGGACCGCAATGGCCACATCATCGTGGTGGACAACAAGGCCTGCTGCGTCTTCATCTTCCAGTCCAACGGGAAGCTGGTGACCAAGTTTGGTGGCCGCGGGACGGCGGAGCGGCAGTTTGCAG ggCCCCACTTCGTCGCTGTTAACAACAAGAACGAGATCGTGGTGACCGACTTCCACAACCACTCGGTGAAG gtGTACAGCGCCGACGGCGAGTTCCTCTTCAAGTTCGGCTCCCACGGGGAGGGGAACGGGCAGTTCAACGCCCCCACCGGTGTGGCCGTGGACTCCAACGGCAACATTATCGTGGCCGACTGGGGCAACAGCCGGATCCAG